From Paenibacillus physcomitrellae, the proteins below share one genomic window:
- the ispD gene encoding 2-C-methyl-D-erythritol 4-phosphate cytidylyltransferase: MRQAGAVIVAAGRGTRMGTAESKQYLLLDGKPIIVHTLEVFQREPLVSEIVLVTGEQDVERCRQWVSSYGLDKVTKVIPGGSERQDSVYKGLQQLTAEWVLVHDGVRPFVTGALIHACCEGAWESGASVLAVPVKDTVKVVDGEGYVSATPDRRSLWAIQTPQAFRRLELMEAHEDARKDGFIGTDDSMLVERRGTRVKIVEGDYTNIKITTPEDLDFAAWIRSGRQKQGEDNR, from the coding sequence ATGCGGCAGGCAGGCGCAGTAATTGTAGCGGCAGGCCGCGGAACGCGGATGGGTACGGCCGAAAGCAAGCAGTATCTGCTGTTGGACGGCAAACCGATTATTGTACATACGCTTGAGGTTTTCCAGCGGGAGCCCCTCGTTTCGGAGATTGTGCTTGTCACAGGCGAACAGGATGTGGAGCGCTGCCGTCAGTGGGTGAGCAGCTATGGACTGGATAAAGTGACCAAGGTGATTCCGGGCGGGTCCGAACGTCAGGATTCGGTATATAAAGGGCTGCAGCAGCTGACAGCTGAGTGGGTGCTGGTACATGACGGAGTACGTCCGTTCGTGACCGGTGCGCTCATCCATGCCTGCTGCGAAGGAGCCTGGGAGAGCGGCGCTTCCGTGCTGGCCGTCCCGGTCAAGGATACGGTGAAGGTCGTTGACGGGGAGGGGTACGTAAGTGCTACACCGGACAGGCGGAGCTTGTGGGCCATTCAAACCCCACAGGCTTTTCGGCGTTTGGAGCTTATGGAAGCGCATGAGGACGCCCGTAAGGACGGCTTTATCGGCACCGATGATTCGATGCTAGTAGAACGCAGGGGAACCCGGGTTAAAATTGTAGAAGGCGATTATACGAACATTAAAATTACAACACCGGAGGATCTGGATTTTGCGGCATGGATCAGGTCCGGACGGCAGAAGCAGGGAGAGGACAACAGATGA
- a CDS encoding PIN/TRAM domain-containing protein has protein sequence MLKRAFQIMAGLCGAWAGYTNEAMFSFLPQSFQHAMVSMNELSVHLIFAAVGACLFLLIFSIFANMISDRVLSGISSLSRQPMDQLAAGSVGLIAGLLISLLLYPATTWLGEMSDWVRLASACLFGYAGLRIGLEKKEELGSFWKSGKWNAVQTEEKWAHEHKILDTSVIIDGRIADICKTGFIEGTIVIPQFVLEELQHIADSSDLLKRNRGRRGLDILNKIQKELDVQVLIYEGDFEEISEVDSKLVKLAKLLQGKVVTNDFNLNKVCELQGVSVLNINDLANAVKPVVLPGEEIMVQVIKDGKEYGQGVAYLDDGTMIVVEGGRDYIGSITEVLVTSVLQTSAGRMIFAKPKLLEKAQ, from the coding sequence ATGTTAAAGAGAGCCTTTCAAATTATGGCAGGCCTCTGCGGGGCCTGGGCTGGATATACCAATGAAGCCATGTTTTCGTTTCTGCCGCAGTCATTCCAACATGCAATGGTCTCTATGAATGAGTTGAGCGTTCATCTTATTTTTGCTGCTGTGGGAGCTTGTCTGTTCCTTCTGATCTTCTCTATTTTTGCCAACATGATCTCAGACCGGGTGCTTTCGGGCATCAGCTCTTTATCGAGGCAACCGATGGACCAGCTCGCAGCCGGTTCGGTGGGATTGATTGCGGGACTGCTGATTTCGCTGCTTCTTTATCCGGCTACAACCTGGCTTGGGGAGATGAGCGATTGGGTAAGGCTGGCCAGTGCCTGCCTGTTTGGTTATGCCGGGCTGCGAATCGGGCTGGAGAAAAAGGAAGAGCTCGGTTCCTTCTGGAAGTCCGGCAAATGGAATGCCGTCCAGACCGAAGAGAAATGGGCACATGAGCATAAAATTCTGGATACGAGCGTCATTATTGATGGGCGGATTGCGGACATTTGTAAAACCGGATTTATTGAAGGCACCATTGTTATTCCGCAATTCGTCTTGGAAGAGCTCCAGCATATCGCCGATTCTTCGGACCTGCTCAAACGCAACCGGGGACGCAGAGGGCTGGACATCCTGAACAAAATCCAGAAGGAACTGGATGTGCAGGTGCTAATCTACGAAGGCGATTTCGAAGAAATCTCTGAAGTAGACAGCAAGCTGGTCAAATTAGCCAAGCTGCTTCAAGGCAAGGTTGTTACGAATGATTTCAACCTGAACAAAGTGTGCGAACTGCAGGGCGTATCCGTGCTGAACATCAATGACCTGGCTAATGCCGTGAAGCCGGTAGTGCTTCCGGGCGAAGAGATTATGGTGCAGGTTATCAAAGACGGGAAGGAATACGGACAAGGCGTGGCTTACCTGGATGACGGCACGATGATTGTCGTCGAGGGAGGACGCGATTATATCGGCAGCATCACCGAGGTGCTGGTGACGAGCGTGCTGCAGACCTCGGCGGGACGGATGATTTTTGCCAAGCCGAAACTGTTGGAAAAAGCCCAATAA
- a CDS encoding ATP-dependent Clp protease ATP-binding subunit — MMFGRFTERAQKVLALAQEEAVRLGHNNIGTEHILLGLIREGEGIAAKALVGLGLGLEKIQDEVETLIGRGQEQPTNIAYTPRAKKVIELSMDEARKLGHTYVGTEHILLGLIREGEGVAARVLNNLGISLNKARQQVLQLLGSSEAVSSHHGQPANVNTPTLDSLARDLTSFAKEGNLDPVIGRAKEIERVIQVLSRRTKNNPVLIGEPGVGKTAIAEGLAQRIVDNEIPETLRDKRVMTLDMGSVVAGTKYRGEFEDRLKKIMDEIRQAGNIILFIDELHTLIGAGGAEGAIDASNILKPALARGELQCIGATTLDEYRKYIEKDAALERRFQPITVDQPSPEEAIQILMGLRDRYEAHHRVKITDEAIEQAVKLSDRYISDRFLPDKAIDLIDEAGSKVRLNSYTAPPNLKQLESRLEDIRKEKDAAVQSQEFEKAAALRDTEQKIREELETTKNQWKEKQGRTDSEVTPEDIAQVVASWTGIPVNKLKEEETERLMNMEQILHERVIGQEEAVKAVSRAIRRARAGLKDPKRPMGSFIFLGPTGVGKTELARALAEAMFGDENAVIRIDMSEYMEKHSTSRLVGAPPGYVGYEEGGQLTEKVRRKPYSVVLLDEIEKAHPEVFNILLQVLEDGRLTDSKGRVVDFRNTLIILTSNVGAEAIKRNTTMGFTAAVDAGADYDNMKGKVMDELKKSFRPEFLNRIDEIIVFHSLQETHIAEIVTLMSEELRKRLREYDVDFLLTDKAKAFLAKAGFDPAYGARPLRRAIQKHIEDRLSEELLTGKVKKGDSLIIDEENGELTVNPAGKISSEA, encoded by the coding sequence ATGATGTTTGGACGATTTACAGAACGTGCGCAAAAAGTGCTGGCCTTGGCTCAAGAAGAAGCGGTAAGGCTCGGCCATAATAATATCGGTACAGAACATATTTTGCTGGGGCTGATTCGTGAAGGAGAAGGCATTGCCGCTAAAGCGCTTGTCGGACTCGGCCTTGGACTAGAGAAGATTCAAGATGAAGTTGAAACGTTAATTGGACGCGGCCAGGAACAGCCGACCAATATTGCATATACACCACGCGCCAAGAAGGTCATCGAGCTTTCGATGGATGAAGCGCGGAAGCTCGGTCATACTTATGTGGGCACAGAGCACATTTTGCTGGGATTGATTCGTGAAGGAGAGGGTGTTGCGGCACGTGTGCTGAACAACCTGGGCATCAGCCTGAACAAAGCCCGCCAGCAAGTGCTGCAGCTGCTGGGCAGCAGCGAAGCGGTATCCAGCCATCACGGCCAGCCGGCAAACGTCAATACGCCAACACTGGACAGCTTGGCCCGCGACCTTACCTCTTTTGCTAAAGAAGGCAATCTCGATCCGGTCATCGGACGCGCCAAAGAAATTGAACGCGTGATTCAGGTGCTCAGCCGCCGGACCAAAAACAATCCGGTGCTGATCGGTGAACCAGGGGTTGGTAAAACCGCCATCGCCGAGGGTCTCGCCCAACGGATCGTGGATAACGAAATTCCGGAAACGCTGCGCGATAAACGCGTTATGACGCTGGATATGGGTTCTGTCGTAGCCGGAACCAAATACCGCGGTGAATTTGAAGACCGCCTCAAAAAGATCATGGATGAAATCCGCCAAGCGGGCAATATCATCCTCTTCATTGATGAGCTGCATACGCTGATCGGTGCAGGCGGCGCGGAAGGCGCGATCGACGCCTCCAACATCCTGAAGCCGGCTTTGGCCCGCGGCGAGCTGCAGTGCATCGGCGCCACAACGCTGGATGAATACAGAAAATATATCGAGAAAGACGCGGCGCTGGAACGCCGGTTCCAACCGATCACGGTTGACCAGCCATCTCCGGAAGAAGCCATTCAAATTCTGATGGGTCTGCGCGACCGTTATGAAGCGCATCACCGCGTAAAAATTACCGATGAAGCGATTGAACAGGCTGTCAAGCTGTCCGACCGTTACATCTCTGACCGGTTCTTGCCGGACAAAGCGATCGACTTGATCGACGAAGCGGGTTCCAAAGTCAGATTGAACTCTTATACGGCTCCGCCAAACCTGAAACAGCTTGAAAGTCGTCTGGAGGACATCCGCAAGGAGAAAGATGCTGCGGTCCAATCCCAGGAATTCGAGAAAGCGGCGGCTCTCCGCGATACGGAGCAGAAGATCCGGGAAGAGCTGGAGACCACCAAAAACCAATGGAAAGAAAAACAAGGCCGTACTGATTCCGAGGTAACGCCTGAAGATATCGCTCAGGTGGTAGCCAGCTGGACTGGTATCCCTGTGAACAAACTCAAAGAGGAAGAAACCGAACGCCTCATGAACATGGAGCAAATCCTGCATGAACGCGTCATCGGCCAGGAAGAAGCCGTTAAGGCTGTCAGCCGTGCCATCCGCCGTGCTCGTGCGGGTCTGAAGGATCCGAAACGTCCAATGGGTTCGTTTATTTTCCTTGGACCAACCGGCGTAGGTAAAACCGAGCTTGCCCGCGCGCTTGCCGAAGCGATGTTCGGTGATGAAAATGCGGTCATCCGGATCGACATGTCCGAATACATGGAGAAACATTCGACTTCCCGTCTCGTCGGAGCGCCTCCGGGATATGTGGGTTATGAAGAAGGCGGCCAGCTGACGGAAAAAGTACGCCGCAAACCTTATTCCGTAGTTCTGCTCGACGAAATCGAAAAAGCACACCCTGAAGTTTTCAACATCCTGCTTCAAGTGCTGGAAGATGGACGTCTGACAGACTCTAAAGGCCGTGTCGTTGACTTCCGCAACACGCTGATCATCCTGACGTCCAACGTCGGCGCCGAGGCGATTAAACGCAACACGACCATGGGCTTCACCGCTGCGGTTGATGCAGGTGCGGACTATGACAACATGAAAGGCAAAGTGATGGATGAGCTGAAGAAGAGCTTCCGTCCGGAGTTCCTGAACCGGATCGACGAAATTATCGTCTTCCATTCCCTGCAGGAAACCCACATTGCCGAAATCGTTACGCTCATGTCCGAAGAACTGCGCAAACGGCTGCGCGAATACGACGTCGACTTCCTGCTCACCGACAAAGCGAAAGCGTTCCTGGCCAAAGCTGGGTTTGACCCGGCTTACGGTGCACGTCCGCTCCGCCGCGCGATCCAGAAGCATATCGAGGACCGTTTGTCCGAAGAACTGCTGACCGGCAAAGTGAAGAAAGGCGATTCTCTCATCATCGATGAGGAGAACGGCGAGCTGACAGTGAACCCGGCTGGAAAAATCTCCTCGGAAGCGTAA
- the ispF gene encoding 2-C-methyl-D-erythritol 2,4-cyclodiphosphate synthase: MIKVGQGFDVHQLVEGRPCIIGGVTIPHEKGLLGHSDADVLLHAISDAILGAIGEGDIGRHFPDTDQAFKDADSLKLLEEVWVMAEKRGLKLGNLDATIIAQRPKMAPYIPQMVEVIAKALKTDQANVNVKATTTEQLGFTGRGEGIAAQCIVCLTA; the protein is encoded by the coding sequence ATGATTAAGGTAGGTCAGGGCTTTGACGTCCATCAGCTGGTGGAAGGCAGGCCATGTATTATTGGGGGAGTAACCATTCCTCATGAAAAAGGGCTGCTCGGCCATTCCGACGCGGATGTGCTGCTGCACGCGATCAGCGACGCCATTCTTGGCGCCATCGGCGAAGGGGACATCGGCCGGCATTTTCCCGATACCGATCAGGCCTTTAAAGATGCGGACAGCCTTAAGCTGCTAGAGGAAGTGTGGGTGATGGCAGAGAAGCGCGGCCTCAAGCTGGGCAACCTGGACGCCACGATTATTGCCCAGCGCCCGAAGATGGCGCCTTATATTCCGCAGATGGTGGAGGTTATCGCGAAGGCATTGAAGACCGATCAGGCTAATGTCAACGTTAAGGCGACCACAACGGAGCAGCTCGGATTTACCGGGCGGGGGGAAGGTATTGCGGCGCAGTGCATCGTCTGTCTGACGGCATAA
- a CDS encoding DUF1573 domain-containing protein, whose amino-acid sequence MSALTLQSFQEQVSELLLRHRSLLDVLSKNGQSSASVNRAVVKAVTECGCIELHATKQILEPEMSLEQAKEVAGKHVHGQLCDACREAISAELGRNLFYMSALCNLLDINMDEVVENESKKCSTLGLFNLS is encoded by the coding sequence ATGAGCGCATTAACCTTACAGTCTTTTCAGGAACAAGTCTCCGAATTGCTGCTCCGTCACCGTAGTCTGCTGGATGTTCTCTCTAAAAACGGCCAGAGCAGCGCTTCTGTCAATCGAGCTGTGGTCAAAGCGGTAACGGAATGCGGCTGCATTGAACTCCATGCGACCAAACAAATTCTTGAACCGGAAATGAGCCTGGAGCAGGCGAAAGAAGTTGCGGGCAAACATGTCCACGGACAATTGTGCGACGCATGCCGCGAAGCGATCAGCGCCGAACTCGGACGCAATTTATTCTACATGTCTGCACTTTGTAATTTGCTTGATATCAATATGGATGAAGTTGTTGAGAATGAGTCCAAGAAATGCAGCACGCTCGGATTGTTTAACTTGTCTTGA
- the disA gene encoding DNA integrity scanning diadenylate cyclase DisA, protein MKEPNQLEKMNDLLRLVAPGTAFRDGLENVLRAKTGGLLVVGYSPEVMEVVEGGFFINCDFSPNYLYELAKMDGAIILSEDLKRILYANTQLIPDSSISSSETGIRHRTAERVAKQTGKLVVSISQRRNIITLYQGALRYSLKEIGVILTKANQAIQTLEKYRSVLNQALTNLSASEFEELVTLPEVINVIQRVEMVIRVKLEIKRFINELGTEGRLISMQMEELVSNMEEEAWLLYKDYAKEDDDEAIRNIIIGLKRSSDDELLDIHHITRLLGYSSASATSEEIIAPRGYRVLNKIPRLPNVIVHNLVERFEMLPGIMMATIEELDEVDGIGESRARAIKEGLKRLQDQVFIDRQI, encoded by the coding sequence ATGAAGGAACCGAATCAACTGGAGAAAATGAATGACCTGCTTAGGCTTGTTGCGCCGGGAACTGCCTTTCGCGACGGGCTTGAGAACGTGCTCCGCGCCAAAACAGGCGGCCTGCTTGTTGTCGGTTACAGTCCTGAAGTGATGGAGGTAGTGGAGGGCGGATTTTTCATCAACTGCGATTTCTCGCCCAACTATCTGTATGAGCTGGCCAAAATGGACGGGGCCATTATTCTAAGTGAAGATTTGAAGCGGATTTTGTATGCGAACACGCAGCTGATCCCGGATTCTTCGATTTCCTCTTCGGAGACCGGGATTCGGCACCGTACCGCTGAGCGGGTGGCTAAACAGACGGGCAAACTCGTGGTATCGATCTCCCAGCGGCGGAATATTATAACTCTGTATCAGGGCGCACTGCGGTATTCGCTGAAAGAAATCGGCGTCATCCTGACGAAAGCCAATCAGGCGATCCAGACGCTGGAGAAGTACAGATCCGTACTGAATCAGGCTTTGACCAACCTTTCTGCCTCGGAGTTTGAGGAACTGGTGACGCTGCCTGAGGTGATTAATGTCATTCAAAGGGTGGAAATGGTGATCCGCGTCAAGCTCGAGATCAAACGTTTCATTAACGAGCTGGGAACGGAAGGCCGACTGATCAGCATGCAGATGGAGGAGCTTGTCAGCAATATGGAGGAAGAGGCATGGCTGCTGTATAAGGACTATGCCAAAGAAGACGATGACGAAGCCATTCGTAATATCATTATAGGCCTCAAACGTTCCAGTGATGACGAGCTGCTTGATATCCACCATATTACGCGTCTGCTTGGTTACTCGTCGGCATCGGCAACCTCGGAGGAAATTATTGCGCCAAGAGGTTACCGGGTCCTGAACAAGATTCCTCGCCTGCCTAATGTCATTGTCCATAATTTGGTCGAACGTTTTGAGATGCTGCCGGGTATTATGATGGCTACGATCGAAGAGCTCGATGAAGTGGACGGTATCGGAGAATCACGGGCCAGAGCGATCAAAGAAGGTTTAAAGCGTCTGCAAGATCAGGTATTTATTGACAGGCAAATCTGA
- the cysE gene encoding serine O-acetyltransferase, with protein MFRSFKSDIQAVFDNDPAARGWFEVVFTYSGLHAIWSHRIAHKFYKRGWFTLARIISQVSRFFTGIEIHPGAVIGKRLFIDHGMGVVIGETCVIGDDVVLYQGVTLGGSGKEKGKRHPTIGNNVVIGSGAKVLGSFTVGDQSNIGANSVVLREVPPNTTVVGIPGKVVKQGGKRTDRLNHQLPDPIIDALQNMNREIEQLRREVQDLRGGLGERQLAGQQVSQGTSGHSE; from the coding sequence ATGTTCAGATCATTCAAATCGGATATCCAAGCTGTCTTCGACAATGATCCTGCGGCGCGGGGATGGTTTGAGGTTGTGTTCACCTATTCGGGGCTGCATGCGATTTGGAGCCACCGGATTGCGCATAAGTTTTACAAACGGGGCTGGTTCACGCTGGCGCGGATCATTTCACAGGTTAGCCGTTTCTTTACCGGCATCGAAATCCATCCGGGTGCGGTCATCGGCAAACGATTGTTCATTGACCATGGCATGGGGGTTGTAATCGGGGAAACCTGCGTCATCGGGGATGATGTCGTTCTTTATCAAGGCGTGACGCTTGGCGGCAGCGGCAAAGAGAAGGGCAAACGCCACCCGACGATCGGCAACAATGTTGTCATCGGTTCCGGAGCGAAGGTGCTGGGTTCCTTTACGGTTGGGGACCAAAGTAACATCGGGGCGAATTCTGTCGTACTGCGGGAAGTCCCGCCGAATACAACAGTCGTGGGCATTCCGGGCAAGGTAGTCAAGCAGGGAGGCAAACGGACGGACCGTCTGAATCATCAGCTGCCGGATCCGATTATCGATGCGCTTCAGAACATGAACAGAGAGATTGAACAGCTCCGCAGGGAAGTTCAGGATTTGCGGGGCGGGCTCGGAGAACGGCAGCTGGCCGGACAGCAGGTTTCGCAGGGAACCTCCGGTCATTCGGAATGA
- the radA gene encoding DNA repair protein RadA has product MAKTKTKFFCSECGYETPKWYGKCPGCGAWNSMVEELDTVVKTQGMSSGIFQSKEKPLPIISIDSGTEQRVQTGIGELNRVLGGGLVPGSLILVGGDPGIGKSTLLLQTSHELAKSGLRVLYISGEESVRQTKMRAERLGALSAELYVLCESSVERIEEAIDSVKPDFLVIDSIQTVFLSEITSAPGSVSQVRECTGRFMRIAKGQGIATVLVGHVTKEGAIAGPRMLEHMVDCVLYFEGERHHTYRLLRAVKNRFGSTNEIGIFEMNESGLAEVSNPSELFLSERSAGAAGSTVVASMEGTRPMLVELQALIAATHFPAPRRMGTGIDLHRMNLIIAVLEKRMGMFLQNQDAYLNVAGGVRLDEPAVDLAIAVSIASSFRDVPTKPEDVIFGEIGLTGEVRAVSRAEQRVREAAKLGFKRVILPEKSLKGWNSPKEIKVIGVNTVAEALSAALN; this is encoded by the coding sequence ATGGCTAAAACTAAAACAAAATTTTTCTGTTCGGAATGCGGCTATGAAACACCAAAATGGTACGGAAAATGTCCGGGATGCGGTGCGTGGAACTCCATGGTGGAGGAACTGGACACCGTGGTGAAGACGCAGGGCATGTCGTCCGGCATTTTCCAAAGTAAAGAAAAGCCGCTTCCCATCATAAGCATAGATAGTGGTACTGAGCAAAGAGTACAGACCGGCATCGGTGAATTAAACCGCGTGCTTGGAGGAGGTCTTGTTCCTGGATCCCTCATTCTCGTCGGAGGCGATCCGGGGATCGGCAAATCGACCCTGCTTCTGCAAACTTCGCATGAGCTGGCCAAGTCGGGTCTGAGGGTTCTGTATATTTCAGGCGAGGAATCCGTCCGTCAGACGAAGATGCGTGCCGAAAGACTTGGCGCTTTATCTGCGGAGTTGTATGTACTCTGCGAAAGCAGTGTCGAACGGATTGAAGAAGCCATCGACAGTGTGAAGCCGGACTTTCTGGTTATAGATTCGATTCAAACGGTATTTTTGTCGGAAATTACAAGCGCGCCTGGCAGTGTCTCGCAAGTACGGGAATGCACGGGACGTTTCATGCGTATAGCCAAAGGGCAGGGTATTGCTACGGTTCTGGTGGGCCACGTTACGAAAGAAGGTGCCATCGCCGGACCGCGGATGCTGGAGCATATGGTGGACTGTGTGCTGTATTTCGAAGGAGAACGGCATCATACGTATCGTCTGCTGCGGGCGGTGAAGAACCGCTTCGGGAGCACTAATGAAATCGGTATTTTTGAAATGAATGAATCCGGCTTGGCGGAAGTGTCGAATCCTTCCGAGCTTTTCTTGTCGGAACGGTCGGCCGGAGCGGCGGGTTCAACGGTCGTTGCAAGCATGGAAGGCACACGTCCGATGCTGGTGGAGCTGCAGGCGCTAATCGCGGCTACTCATTTTCCGGCTCCAAGAAGAATGGGAACGGGTATTGACCTTCACCGCATGAACCTGATCATTGCGGTGCTTGAGAAACGGATGGGCATGTTCCTGCAGAACCAGGATGCCTACCTGAATGTGGCTGGCGGCGTGCGGCTGGATGAGCCGGCCGTCGATCTGGCGATTGCGGTCAGCATCGCTTCAAGCTTCAGGGACGTTCCGACCAAGCCGGAAGACGTGATCTTCGGCGAGATCGGTTTGACGGGCGAAGTCCGGGCGGTGTCCCGGGCGGAGCAGCGGGTGCGGGAAGCGGCAAAGCTGGGCTTTAAGCGGGTTATTTTACCGGAAAAAAGTTTAAAGGGGTGGAACAGCCCCAAAGAAATAAAGGTCATTGGCGTGAACACGGTAGCAGAAGCGCTGTCGGCCGCTTTAAATTAG
- the gltX gene encoding glutamate--tRNA ligase, whose product MSEVRVRYAPSPTGHLHIGNARTALFNYLFARSQGGKFIIRIEDTDLKRNVEGGEESQLKYLKWLGMDWDEGVDVAGDYGPYRQTERLDIYKEYWQDLLDRGLAYKCYCTEEELEAEREEQQARGETPRYSGRCRHLTDEQRAAFEAEGRVPSIRFTVPQGRTFTWDDLVKGTISVESDISGDFVIVKKDGIPTYNFAVVLDDHLMKISHVLRGEDHVSNTPRQLMIYDAFGWEPPVFAHMTLIVGENHKKLSKRDESVIQFIEQYDKLGYLPEAMFNFISLLGWSPEGEEEFFTREQLISIFDAKRLSRSPAVFDTNKLAHLNNHYIKNADPHRIADLAIPHLQQAGRLPQELSAEQQQWAEALVALYQEQMTAASDIVGLSELFFRTHLELDAEAAAILAEEQVPAVLKAFLDKLTSSEEFSAPHIAALIKEVQKETGFKGKQLFMPIRVALTGQMHGRDLNQTIFLLGKDKVMDRLKSQIKG is encoded by the coding sequence ATGAGCGAAGTACGTGTCCGTTACGCACCGAGTCCAACAGGACATTTACATATCGGCAATGCGAGAACCGCTTTGTTTAACTATTTATTTGCCCGCAGCCAGGGAGGGAAATTCATTATCCGGATCGAGGATACGGACTTGAAACGGAACGTGGAAGGCGGGGAAGAAAGCCAGCTGAAGTATTTGAAATGGCTGGGCATGGACTGGGATGAAGGCGTGGATGTTGCTGGAGATTACGGTCCATACCGCCAGACGGAACGTCTTGATATCTATAAAGAATATTGGCAGGATCTGCTGGACCGCGGACTTGCTTATAAATGTTATTGCACGGAAGAAGAGCTGGAAGCAGAACGTGAAGAGCAGCAGGCCAGAGGGGAAACGCCTCGTTATTCCGGCAGATGCCGTCATTTAACGGATGAACAGCGGGCAGCCTTTGAAGCGGAAGGCCGTGTACCGAGCATTCGCTTCACGGTACCGCAAGGCCGGACCTTTACCTGGGACGACTTGGTTAAAGGTACAATCAGTGTGGAGTCGGATATTTCCGGCGACTTCGTTATTGTGAAGAAAGACGGCATCCCGACGTATAACTTTGCGGTGGTGCTGGACGATCACCTGATGAAGATCTCGCACGTGCTGCGCGGGGAAGACCATGTGTCCAACACGCCGCGCCAGCTGATGATTTATGACGCGTTCGGCTGGGAGCCTCCGGTATTTGCGCATATGACGTTGATTGTTGGCGAGAACCATAAGAAGTTGAGCAAACGCGACGAGTCCGTCATCCAGTTTATTGAACAATACGACAAGCTGGGTTATCTGCCGGAAGCGATGTTCAACTTCATTTCCCTGCTCGGTTGGTCGCCGGAAGGGGAAGAAGAGTTTTTTACTCGCGAGCAGCTGATTTCGATCTTTGACGCCAAGCGGTTGTCGCGCAGCCCTGCTGTATTTGATACGAACAAGCTGGCGCATTTGAATAACCATTATATTAAAAATGCCGATCCGCATCGGATTGCCGACCTGGCGATTCCGCATCTTCAGCAGGCAGGCCGCCTGCCGCAGGAGCTTTCAGCTGAACAGCAGCAGTGGGCTGAAGCTCTGGTTGCCCTTTATCAGGAGCAGATGACTGCGGCTTCCGACATTGTCGGTCTGTCCGAATTGTTCTTCCGGACGCATTTGGAGCTGGATGCCGAGGCAGCAGCGATCCTGGCTGAAGAACAGGTGCCGGCGGTGCTTAAGGCGTTCCTGGATAAGCTGACTTCGTCGGAGGAGTTCAGCGCGCCGCATATTGCGGCTTTGATCAAGGAAGTGCAGAAGGAGACCGGATTTAAAGGCAAACAATTGTTTATGCCGATCCGGGTAGCTCTTACGGGACAAATGCACGGCCGTGATTTGAATCAGACGATTTTCCTGCTTGGCAAAGATAAGGTTATGGATCGTCTTAAATCTCAAATTAAAGGCTAA
- the pssA gene encoding CDP-diacylglycerol--serine O-phosphatidyltransferase — protein sequence MITKSIPNMFTLGNLFLGMIAIMLTQSGKYSLAAIMVIVAMLLDGLDGRAARALGCQSEFGKELDSLSDVISFGIAPAMIMYSISFHSVPTALAWIVTAIFPMCGALRLARFNVKPGIPGYFVGLPIPAAGSVLATLSLFHKEISAPYFIIAMLLLSYLMVSSVRYPNFKKIGLPRKAIWIAPWIVIAAIIIAVKFPEELSKLIFIPLVIYALYGVKQNIERFFKRKDHSSEDVYRSKNS from the coding sequence ATGATAACTAAATCAATTCCGAACATGTTTACGCTCGGTAACTTGTTTCTCGGAATGATCGCCATCATGTTGACGCAAAGCGGGAAGTACAGTTTGGCGGCCATCATGGTCATTGTGGCGATGCTGCTGGACGGACTCGACGGGCGTGCTGCCAGAGCGCTGGGATGCCAAAGCGAATTCGGTAAGGAGCTTGATTCGTTGTCAGACGTCATTTCTTTCGGCATTGCGCCGGCCATGATTATGTACAGCATCTCGTTCCATAGCGTGCCTACAGCGCTTGCCTGGATTGTTACGGCGATCTTCCCGATGTGCGGCGCACTGCGGCTTGCAAGGTTCAACGTTAAGCCAGGCATTCCGGGTTATTTCGTAGGTCTGCCGATTCCGGCTGCGGGAAGTGTGCTCGCGACGCTGTCGCTGTTCCATAAAGAAATCAGCGCTCCTTATTTCATTATTGCGATGCTGCTGCTCTCTTATTTAATGGTTAGCTCGGTCAGATACCCGAATTTCAAGAAAATCGGTCTGCCGCGTAAAGCCATCTGGATTGCCCCTTGGATCGTAATCGCAGCAATTATCATTGCCGTGAAATTTCCGGAGGAGTTATCCAAACTGATTTTTATCCCGCTTGTGATTTATGCCTTGTACGGTGTTAAGCAGAATATAGAACGGTTCTTTAAACGGAAAGATCATTCCTCGGAAGATGTATATCGCTCCAAGAACTCATAA